A single window of Sulfurovum sp. UBA12169 DNA harbors:
- a CDS encoding undecaprenyl-diphosphatase, with product MDIFQAIIIGIIEGFTEFLPISSTGHMIVASHFLGISQNNLTKAYEVIIQFAAILAVMIIYREKFSFEKNELWQKLLLAFFPLAIVGFLFKDEVKALFTVQIVAWMFIVGGVVFLAVEYFYKNKQIHLADVEEVSYRQAFWIGIAQIFSLIPGTSRAGATIIGGLLVGLDRKTSSEFSFLLAIPVMMAVSGYDLLKHYHEFADAHWMAFIVGFVVAFIVAYATIKLFLTFLQHFTFVAFGVYRIVFGAVLLALF from the coding sequence ATGGATATTTTTCAAGCAATTATAATCGGGATTATTGAAGGTTTTACCGAATTTTTACCTATTTCTTCGACAGGGCACATGATAGTGGCGAGTCATTTTTTGGGAATTTCACAAAATAATCTAACCAAAGCTTATGAAGTGATTATACAATTTGCTGCGATTTTGGCTGTGATGATTATCTATAGAGAAAAGTTCAGTTTTGAAAAAAATGAACTTTGGCAAAAGCTTCTCTTGGCTTTTTTCCCTTTGGCCATAGTGGGCTTTCTTTTTAAAGACGAGGTCAAAGCACTTTTTACTGTGCAAATTGTCGCATGGATGTTCATTGTAGGCGGGGTTGTGTTTTTGGCGGTAGAGTATTTTTATAAAAACAAACAAATCCATCTTGCAGATGTTGAGGAAGTAAGCTACAGACAGGCATTCTGGATAGGAATAGCCCAAATATTTTCTTTGATTCCGGGAACCAGCAGGGCCGGAGCTACGATCATTGGCGGTTTATTGGTTGGGCTAGACAGAAAAACATCTTCGGAGTTTTCTTTTTTGCTTGCCATTCCTGTTATGATGGCAGTAAGCGGATATGATCTGCTAAAACATTACCATGAGTTTGCCGATGCACACTGGATGGCGTTCATTGTAGGTTTTGTCGTTGCTTTTATAGTGGCATACGCTACGATTAAACTTTTTTTAACTTTTTTGCAACATTTTACATTTGTGGCATTTGGTGTATATCGTATTGTTTTTGGAGCGGTTTTGTTGGCGTTGTTTTAG
- a CDS encoding ABC transporter ATP-binding protein, whose protein sequence is MDRQNKCSIAGIVKQLTAYKDALILGNIIALLAAFLVVIIPLFIPILVDELLLGKPHGYIAWIEANLWQSDTKGYIFAILILILMLRLLSTVLSIMQTKIFISISKNITYQMRVSLLNHLKRVSLKAYEMMRVGSVTSKLVTDVETIDSFVSSTISRLIIASLTLFFSAIVLLWIHWQLALFILITNPLVVFFTARLSRNIGRLKKEENKAVEVFQSSLTETLELFHQIRAANKENYFFGKSEEKAKMLKEHAIAFGYKSDAAIRYSYLILLGGYEIFRAASILAVAYSDLSVGLMLAIFSYLWVMVTPTQDIINFQYSLSTAKAACDRINEIYALKQETLRKENINPFKERRALDVEVKNLAFSYIDGKNILENITMRIKEGEKVAIVGASGSGKTTLANILVGFYPPNEGDILYGGVSGKNLKLSTIRENIHLILQHPKLFNDTMRFNLTLGKGYSDALVQKALEIAQLTEVVNGLSEGLDTRIGKDGIKLSGGQRQRVAIARMVLSNPKIVIFDESTSALDVHTEAKLFRALQEFLKEKTVITIAHRLSTIQNAAFIYVIEDGRMTDSGTPEALLKKDESYFSKMI, encoded by the coding sequence TTGGACCGTCAAAACAAATGCAGCATTGCAGGGATTGTCAAGCAGCTAACAGCCTATAAAGATGCATTGATATTAGGTAATATTATTGCGCTATTGGCAGCGTTTTTGGTTGTTATTATCCCGCTGTTTATCCCGATCCTTGTCGATGAACTGCTTTTGGGTAAACCGCATGGCTATATCGCCTGGATAGAGGCGAACTTATGGCAAAGCGATACTAAAGGGTATATATTTGCCATTTTAATTTTAATCCTAATGCTTCGCCTGCTAAGCACCGTACTCTCAATCATGCAAACAAAAATATTTATTTCTATATCAAAAAATATTACATACCAAATGAGAGTTTCTTTACTTAACCATCTTAAGAGAGTTTCGCTCAAGGCGTATGAGATGATGCGTGTAGGATCGGTAACATCCAAGCTGGTAACGGATGTAGAAACGATTGATAGCTTTGTAAGCTCAACGATCTCTAGGCTGATCATAGCATCTTTAACGCTCTTTTTTTCTGCAATTGTTTTACTGTGGATTCACTGGCAGTTGGCACTTTTTATTTTAATAACCAATCCTCTGGTTGTTTTTTTTACGGCCAGATTGTCTAGAAATATAGGAAGATTAAAAAAAGAGGAAAACAAAGCTGTTGAGGTGTTTCAATCCTCACTTACGGAGACACTTGAACTTTTTCATCAAATACGGGCTGCCAATAAGGAAAATTATTTTTTCGGTAAGAGCGAAGAGAAAGCTAAGATGCTTAAAGAGCATGCCATTGCATTTGGATATAAAAGTGATGCAGCGATACGCTATTCGTATCTTATCCTTTTGGGCGGATACGAGATATTTAGGGCAGCGAGTATTCTTGCGGTGGCTTACAGCGATCTAAGCGTGGGACTTATGCTGGCTATTTTCTCCTATCTTTGGGTCATGGTTACGCCTACGCAGGATATTATTAATTTTCAGTATTCGCTTTCTACGGCAAAAGCAGCGTGTGATCGTATCAACGAAATCTATGCATTAAAGCAGGAGACCCTAAGGAAGGAGAATATAAATCCGTTTAAGGAAAGAAGAGCTTTAGACGTTGAAGTGAAAAATCTCGCTTTTTCGTATATAGACGGGAAGAATATATTAGAAAATATCACTATGAGGATTAAAGAGGGCGAAAAGGTTGCCATTGTCGGTGCAAGCGGAAGCGGAAAAACCACTTTAGCCAATATTCTTGTGGGATTTTATCCGCCCAATGAGGGTGATATTTTATATGGAGGCGTATCGGGTAAAAACTTAAAACTCTCAACGATTAGAGAAAATATTCATTTGATTTTACAGCATCCTAAACTCTTTAATGATACAATGCGTTTCAATTTAACACTTGGTAAAGGCTATAGTGATGCATTGGTGCAAAAAGCACTTGAAATTGCGCAGCTTACAGAAGTGGTTAATGGGTTAAGCGAAGGGCTTGATACGCGTATTGGAAAAGACGGTATAAAACTGAGCGGCGGTCAGCGGCAGCGTGTTGCTATCGCAAGAATGGTATTGAGTAATCCCAAGATAGTAATTTTTGATGAGTCTACTTCAGCGTTAGATGTTCATACGGAAGCCAAACTTTTCAGGGCATTGCAGGAATTTTTAAAAGAAAAAACAGTCATTACTATCGCTCACAGATTGAGCACTATACAAAATGCAGCATTTATTTATGTGATTGAAGATGGACGAATGACCGACAGCGGTACGCCTGAAGCACTTTTAAAAAAGGACGAGAGTTACTTTAGTAAAATGATATAA
- a CDS encoding DEAD/DEAH box helicase, which yields MKFSDFDFHPDLFKGIKIAGFKEPSPIQKMAIPIVANGSDMVGQAHTGTGKTAAFGLPIIDKIAKGEIERALVITPTRELATQVADELYHLGRFAGIRTLTVYGGVGYGRQIALIHKGVQIVVATPGRLKDLYKKGKIETFNPEIVVLDEADEMLDMGFLDEIKEIFEYIPQNRQTLLFSATMPEPIKALANDILYKPEFISVVDQEETTNNIIDQRYYVINEEQRDEALVRLLETEETNKCLVFCRMKREVERVAEHLEAMGFNAKGLHGDMEQIERDEVVKAYRKGQVKIMVATDVAARGLDVKDVTHVFNYHIPFDPQSYVHRIGRTGRAGKSGQAITLVTTEEFRELQRIQKEVGAHMRLSTIEGGEGIDESGREYLAEQIRDIPIHPDASAMVEFMGEMDQQILLEKLMSRIIEQEHHAMTSRIGFDQGMVDDMMQNYADEQKVTRQNNRRKKRR from the coding sequence ATGAAATTTAGTGATTTTGATTTTCATCCTGACCTCTTTAAAGGGATAAAAATAGCAGGATTTAAAGAACCAAGTCCCATTCAGAAGATGGCGATACCTATCGTTGCAAACGGGAGCGATATGGTAGGGCAGGCCCATACGGGCACAGGAAAAACAGCAGCATTTGGTCTGCCGATTATAGATAAAATTGCCAAAGGTGAAATAGAGCGCGCACTGGTAATTACCCCGACAAGAGAGTTGGCTACACAGGTAGCCGATGAACTTTACCATTTGGGGCGTTTTGCCGGCATAAGAACTTTGACTGTTTATGGCGGGGTAGGATACGGGAGACAGATAGCTCTGATTCATAAGGGGGTACAGATTGTTGTGGCTACACCCGGCAGACTTAAAGATCTTTATAAAAAAGGAAAAATAGAGACATTCAATCCAGAGATTGTCGTTTTGGATGAAGCTGACGAGATGCTCGATATGGGATTTTTGGATGAGATCAAAGAGATATTTGAATATATTCCTCAAAACAGACAAACGTTGCTTTTTTCTGCTACGATGCCCGAACCGATCAAGGCATTGGCAAATGATATTTTATATAAACCGGAATTTATTTCAGTGGTGGACCAAGAGGAGACAACAAACAATATAATCGACCAACGCTATTATGTGATTAACGAAGAACAAAGAGATGAAGCGTTGGTGAGATTGCTTGAAACAGAAGAGACGAACAAGTGTCTTGTGTTTTGTCGCATGAAACGTGAGGTTGAACGAGTGGCGGAGCATCTTGAAGCCATGGGATTCAATGCTAAAGGACTTCATGGAGATATGGAGCAAATAGAGAGAGACGAAGTCGTCAAGGCGTATAGAAAAGGACAAGTGAAGATCATGGTTGCAACAGACGTGGCAGCACGGGGACTTGATGTAAAAGATGTCACTCATGTATTTAACTACCACATCCCTTTTGATCCGCAAAGCTATGTTCACCGTATCGGTCGCACGGGACGTGCAGGCAAAAGCGGTCAAGCCATTACCCTTGTTACAACTGAAGAGTTTAGGGAACTTCAGCGTATTCAAAAAGAGGTAGGGGCGCATATGCGTTTGTCTACTATAGAAGGAGGTGAAGGCATCGATGAGTCCGGCCGTGAGTATTTGGCCGAACAGATCAGAGATATTCCTATTCATCCTGATGCTTCTGCAATGGTAGAATTTATGGGAGAGATGGACCAACAGATTTTGCTAGAAAAACTTATGTCTCGCATCATTGAACAAGAACATCACGCGATGACTTCCCGTATAGGGTTTGATCAGGGGATGGTAGACGATATGATGCAAAATTATGCAGATGAGCAGAAAGTTACGAGACAGAACAATCGAAGAAAAAAAAGAAGATAA
- a CDS encoding 5,10-methylenetetrahydrofolate reductase, whose amino-acid sequence MFETFCKNLHNDQPFITVEVNPPHGASLDPIIQMIKASNLASKVSGFSCTDNPLAKLKMSGVLSAIRLQQTFGKPVIATMSMRDKNKLSLQSEVLGANDFDVRCILALTGDPAKYSDQPEVKGVLERDSTLLLSIIYHLNRGVDYSNKPLNPAPKPIYPFAVSNAYAKDMKKLQKRIVKKLDYGARAIITQPVYDLENAKELLEIFEEAKALSIRDTAKEAQLILGQFPLVAAKTANFINDKVPGIHVPKVIIDEMNLASMDGAEKEKEVGFALSKKIFDEMMKLHGKVHLMTHNRFDLCSELIG is encoded by the coding sequence ATGTTTGAAACTTTCTGTAAAAACCTTCACAACGACCAGCCTTTCATCACCGTAGAGGTCAATCCGCCCCACGGCGCATCGCTTGATCCGATTATCCAGATGATCAAAGCCAGCAATCTTGCTTCAAAAGTATCGGGCTTTTCTTGTACAGACAATCCGCTGGCAAAACTCAAGATGTCCGGTGTCCTTTCTGCCATTAGACTCCAGCAGACTTTCGGAAAACCGGTCATAGCGACTATGAGCATGAGAGACAAAAACAAACTCTCCTTGCAGTCTGAGGTGCTCGGTGCCAACGATTTTGACGTGCGCTGCATCCTGGCGCTCACGGGTGATCCGGCCAAATACTCTGATCAGCCCGAGGTTAAGGGTGTTTTGGAGCGTGATTCGACGCTGCTTTTGAGCATCATCTACCATCTAAACCGTGGCGTAGACTACTCCAACAAACCGCTCAACCCCGCCCCTAAGCCGATCTATCCGTTTGCAGTAAGCAATGCCTATGCCAAAGATATGAAAAAACTTCAAAAACGAATTGTTAAAAAACTTGATTATGGTGCACGGGCCATCATCACGCAGCCGGTGTATGATCTTGAAAACGCCAAAGAATTGTTAGAAATTTTTGAAGAGGCCAAAGCGCTTAGTATCCGCGACACCGCCAAAGAGGCGCAGCTGATTTTGGGACAGTTTCCTCTCGTGGCGGCCAAGACAGCCAACTTCATCAACGACAAAGTGCCCGGTATCCATGTGCCAAAAGTGATCATCGATGAGATGAACCTTGCAAGCATGGACGGGGCAGAAAAAGAAAAAGAGGTAGGCTTTGCCCTTTCCAAAAAGATCTTTGACGAGATGATGAAACTGCATGGCAAAGTGCATCTGATGACACATAACCGGTTTGATCTGTGCTCGGAGTTGATCGGCTAA
- the serB gene encoding phosphoserine phosphatase SerB has protein sequence MSKLAVFDFDSTLMDGETIDFLAAPLGLEAQVAAITERAMAGELDFYKSLRARVALLEGLEASKVDEICADLPMMPGAAEVVAGLKAKGYTVVCFSGGFRNATKPVCRKLGIHAEFSNFLHTENGVLTGQVGGEMMYSNAKGDMIVRLQGLLGIGREDTLVVGDGANDLSMFAYADTRVAFCAKPILKEAATHCVDVKDLREILKIV, from the coding sequence ATGTCAAAACTGGCAGTATTTGATTTTGATTCGACGTTGATGGACGGGGAGACCATCGACTTTTTGGCAGCACCCCTGGGGCTTGAAGCGCAGGTAGCGGCGATCACAGAGCGTGCGATGGCGGGAGAATTGGACTTTTACAAATCCCTTAGGGCCAGAGTGGCGCTGCTCGAAGGGCTTGAAGCCTCAAAAGTCGATGAGATCTGTGCCGATCTGCCGATGATGCCGGGCGCTGCGGAAGTGGTAGCGGGACTCAAAGCAAAAGGCTACACGGTGGTGTGTTTCTCCGGCGGATTTAGAAACGCCACCAAACCTGTGTGCCGGAAGCTTGGCATCCATGCGGAATTTTCCAACTTTTTGCATACAGAAAACGGCGTCTTAACCGGACAGGTAGGCGGAGAGATGATGTACTCCAATGCCAAAGGCGATATGATCGTACGTCTTCAGGGATTGCTGGGCATAGGACGCGAAGATACGCTGGTAGTCGGTGACGGCGCGAACGATCTGAGTATGTTTGCCTATGCCGATACCCGTGTGGCATTCTGCGCCAAACCCATCCTCAAAGAAGCGGCGACGCACTGCGTAGATGTGAAAGATTTAAGAGAGATTTTGAAGATTGTTTGA